One genomic region from Gammaproteobacteria bacterium encodes:
- a CDS encoding GNAT family N-acetyltransferase gives MELTSLIWEGDDYVPGAWVDWLDDHQGMLAVAEYGGGVVALGKLTAIDQNNWWLEGLRVHPDYEGWGVASHLHDYLIDYWTKHGHGLVRLATSSKREAVHHLCKR, from the coding sequence ATGGAGCTGACCAGCTTGATCTGGGAAGGGGATGATTACGTGCCTGGAGCGTGGGTGGACTGGCTGGATGATCACCAGGGGATGCTGGCAGTGGCTGAATATGGGGGAGGCGTGGTTGCTTTAGGCAAGCTGACGGCGATTGACCAAAACAACTGGTGGTTGGAGGGACTGCGCGTGCACCCGGACTATGAAGGGTGGGGTGTGGCCTCCCACCTGCACGATTACTTGATCGATTACTGGACAAAACACGGTCATGGCCTGGTCCGCCTGGCTACCTCATCTAAAAGAGAGGCAGTGCACCACTTGTGTAAGCGC
- a CDS encoding family 1 glycosylhydrolase — translation MNFNFPVKGYFHWTLVDNFEWDRGWTQRFGLWELDVESQARCKRPSADLYAEICRENGVSSEMVEHYAPDIIGEMFPD, via the coding sequence GTGAACTTCAATTTCCCGGTCAAGGGTTACTTCCACTGGACGCTGGTGGATAACTTTGAGTGGGATCGCGGCTGGACACAGCGATTTGGCTTATGGGAACTGGATGTCGAGTCTCAAGCACGGTGCAAGCGACCCAGCGCCGATTTGTACGCCGAGATCTGCCGGGAGAACGGTGTTTCATCGGAGATGGTGGAACACTATGCCCCGGACATAATCGGGGAGATGTTTCCGGATTAA
- the dusB gene encoding tRNA dihydrouridine synthase DusB — protein MQLGPYIFETPLALAPMAGVTDAPFRNLCRRLGADLATSEMLTSDRRLWSSAKSRTRLPSDDEPEPRSVQIAGADPHMMAEAARANAALGAEIIDINMGCPAKKVCNQAAGSALMQDVARVEAILRAVVEAVDLPVTLKMRTGWDRDHRNGVEIAQIAETIGIQALAVHGRTRADAYRGEAEYDTIRAIKAAVSIPVLANGDIDSPLKAREVLDHTGADGLMIGRAAQGNPWLFREIRHYLTSGDILPSPTRDEICTTLIAHVQGLHALYGIPRGVRVARKHIGWYLESMPQGSALRARINRIEDAETQLHAIETALLQPSKEILAA, from the coding sequence ATGCAACTCGGACCTTACATATTCGAAACACCGCTAGCCCTGGCACCCATGGCCGGGGTAACCGACGCGCCGTTTCGAAATCTCTGCCGGCGACTCGGCGCGGATCTCGCGACTTCGGAAATGCTCACGTCCGACAGGCGTTTATGGAGCAGCGCAAAAAGCCGGACTCGCCTGCCCAGCGACGACGAGCCCGAACCGCGCAGCGTTCAGATCGCCGGGGCCGACCCGCACATGATGGCCGAGGCCGCGCGCGCGAACGCCGCCCTGGGCGCCGAAATCATCGACATCAACATGGGGTGTCCAGCCAAGAAGGTCTGCAACCAGGCCGCCGGCTCCGCACTCATGCAGGACGTAGCCCGTGTCGAAGCAATCCTGCGCGCCGTGGTGGAGGCGGTGGACCTGCCCGTCACGCTCAAGATGCGTACCGGTTGGGACAGAGACCATCGCAACGGCGTGGAGATCGCACAGATCGCCGAGACCATCGGCATCCAGGCGTTGGCCGTACACGGCCGTACACGTGCCGACGCCTATCGAGGCGAAGCCGAATACGACACCATCCGCGCCATCAAGGCCGCGGTTTCCATTCCAGTACTCGCCAACGGCGATATCGACAGCCCTCTCAAGGCGCGTGAAGTGCTCGACCACACCGGTGCCGACGGGCTGATGATCGGCCGTGCCGCCCAGGGCAACCCCTGGCTGTTCCGCGAGATCAGACACTACCTGACGTCCGGCGACATTCTTCCGTCGCCGACACGTGATGAAATCTGCACCACTCTTATTGCCCATGTGCAGGGACTGCACGCGCTGTACGGCATACCACGGGGCGTGCGCGTAGCGCGCAAACACATCGGCTGGTATCTCGAATCAATGCCGCAGGGCTCCGCCCTGCGCGCTCGGATAAATCGTATAGAAGACGCTGAGACACAGTTACACGCTATCGAAACAGCTCTGCTCCAACCGTCAAAGGAGATACTCGCGGCATGA